From a region of the Acidaminococcales bacterium genome:
- a CDS encoding MATE family efflux transporter produces MNLAFYAPSIITKYMIGRILLLSWPVVGEMICLVIGGVMTTAMVGRFGAVEMAAVGLATMLQATCAMVISAAGTGAGALVARAYGARRADEAQRIAGQSLVIAVTASTLAAAFCYNAGRSLIAAASPDPAVVEMANGFLAVMAFFLPFIAVTSVCLASIRATGKTRVSMLVAVAGQLISLSVTYTLLFVFKAGVSYAIAGMASSQALASMISFLATRSSWTLGLRWRHIYPLRRDIIYGVLKVSSAAGMEQVALQSGRITFVLLMATAGAVQFAGHNVSLQIESISFMPGMAFGIAAMTLVGYNLGRGLTHRARQYAWLTCIIGACVMGCCGVVFYFFAEELTQFFTDDPQVLAWGIGCMRIAALEQIFLAVDMVLPGVLRGCGDAVTAMYVVIFGTWCFRIPAILLIKQLGWFDVVTGWGCAFLDMAIRAVLFVYIVRSKDWGKTKTGIYV; encoded by the coding sequence ATGAATCTGGCCTTTTATGCGCCAAGCATTATAACCAAATATATGATTGGCCGTATCTTGCTCTTATCCTGGCCGGTGGTGGGCGAGATGATCTGCTTGGTTATCGGCGGGGTGATGACGACCGCGATGGTCGGACGCTTCGGCGCGGTTGAGATGGCGGCGGTGGGGCTTGCCACTATGTTACAGGCAACCTGTGCCATGGTAATATCGGCCGCCGGCACGGGCGCGGGCGCGTTGGTCGCGCGCGCCTACGGCGCGCGGCGGGCAGACGAGGCCCAGCGGATCGCCGGGCAGTCGCTTGTCATAGCGGTAACGGCCAGTACGCTGGCGGCGGCTTTTTGCTACAACGCCGGGCGATCCCTGATCGCCGCCGCCAGCCCGGATCCAGCTGTTGTTGAGATGGCGAACGGTTTTTTGGCCGTGATGGCTTTTTTTCTTCCTTTCATAGCGGTAACCAGCGTATGCCTCGCCTCCATACGGGCTACCGGAAAAACACGGGTGTCCATGCTGGTAGCGGTGGCGGGGCAGCTTATATCTTTGTCCGTAACTTATACCCTGCTTTTCGTTTTTAAAGCCGGGGTAAGCTATGCCATAGCCGGCATGGCTTCCTCGCAGGCGCTAGCGTCAATGATCAGTTTCCTCGCGACGCGTTCCTCCTGGACGCTCGGGCTGCGCTGGCGGCACATCTATCCGTTGCGGCGCGACATAATTTACGGCGTGCTGAAAGTCAGTTCGGCGGCGGGCATGGAACAGGTGGCCCTGCAAAGCGGGCGCATAACCTTTGTGCTTTTAATGGCGACGGCCGGGGCGGTGCAGTTTGCCGGGCACAATGTTTCGCTGCAAATAGAATCAATTTCTTTCATGCCGGGCATGGCCTTCGGCATAGCGGCCATGACCCTGGTAGGCTACAACTTGGGCCGCGGGCTGACGCACCGGGCCAGGCAGTACGCGTGGCTGACCTGTATCATCGGCGCGTGTGTCATGGGTTGTTGCGGCGTAGTGTTCTACTTTTTTGCGGAGGAACTGACCCAGTTTTTCACCGACGACCCGCAGGTGCTGGCCTGGGGCATTGGCTGTATGCGTATAGCCGCTTTGGAGCAGATCTTCCTGGCGGTGGACATGGTGCTGCCCGGCGTGCTGCGCGGCTGCGGCGATGCGGTTACCGCCATGTACGTGGTCATTTTCGGCACTTGGTGTTTTCGCATACCGGCGATCCTGCTGATAAAGCAATTAGGCTGGTTTGACGTTGTTACCGGCTGGGGCTGCGCCTTTCTCGACATGGCCATCAGGGCGGTTTTGTTTGTTTACATTGTGCGCTCCAAGGACTGGGGCAAAACAAAAACCGGAATTTACGTTTGA
- the pduL gene encoding phosphate propanoyltransferase — MIKLGVSARHIHLDRGAMDVLFGTGSQLRKIKDLGQPGEFTSEEKVDLVSDKATLRGLRVIGPLRKQTQIELAMADARALGLNPPLRDSGNLKGSAGIKIIGPKGELSITEGVIVAERHIHLDLPTAAAFGLKDGERVRIRVSGARPVVFEAVLVRVKANYAPEFHIDTDEGNACFAKNGDMVEILG; from the coding sequence ATGATCAAATTGGGCGTGTCCGCGCGCCATATTCATTTGGACCGCGGGGCAATGGATGTCCTTTTCGGCACGGGCAGCCAGTTACGCAAAATAAAGGATCTTGGGCAGCCGGGGGAATTTACCAGCGAAGAAAAGGTCGATTTGGTTTCCGATAAAGCGACGCTGCGCGGACTGCGGGTCATCGGGCCGCTGCGCAAACAGACGCAGATCGAGCTGGCGATGGCGGACGCCCGCGCGTTGGGGCTGAACCCGCCGCTCAGGGATTCCGGCAATCTGAAAGGCTCGGCGGGGATAAAGATTATAGGGCCCAAGGGCGAACTGTCCATCACGGAAGGCGTGATCGTCGCGGAGCGGCACATACATCTTGATCTGCCGACTGCGGCGGCTTTCGGGCTGAAAGACGGGGAGCGCGTCCGCATAAGGGTTTCCGGCGCGCGCCCGGTTGTTTTTGAGGCGGTGCTGGTGCGCGTCAAGGCAAACTACGCCCCGGAATTTCATATTGACACGGACGAGGGCAATGCCTGTTTTGCCAAAAACGGCGACATGGTCGAAATACTCGGCTGA
- a CDS encoding type II toxin-antitoxin system Phd/YefM family antitoxin: MTLDTNLLVPMTEANQNFSKVVRLVDESGMAVILKNNTPRYMVLRFSEYDEIQAARQKFIGATVDHVIAENLEALNKLAQ; this comes from the coding sequence ATGACGCTTGACACAAATCTGCTTGTGCCAATGACCGAAGCCAATCAAAACTTTTCCAAAGTCGTGCGGCTTGTTGACGAGAGCGGCATGGCCGTAATTCTAAAAAATAACACGCCGCGTTATATGGTTTTGCGATTTTCGGAATATGATGAAATCCAAGCCGCGCGTCAAAAATTTATCGGCGCGACAGTTGATCATGTCATTGCCGAAAATCTCGAAGCCTTAAACAAACTCGCGCAATGA